In the genome of Methylomagnum ishizawai, the window CTTGCGGGGCGGGAAAGACCCGGCTTCGCGATTTTAACCCGGCCGCTGCCGTGGCGCGGCGGGTGTTCCCTAGCCTCCCTTGGCAGCGCCGGGACGCCGGGCGCATGGTCCAGGCTGGTTTAGCGGGCGACCCAGGTTAAGATAGGCGCTTTTCGCGGTTTCCCTTTCACCCTCCCCAATCCCGGAACTCCCTTGTTAACCACAGCGAACCTCACCATCCAATTCGGGGCCAAGCCCCTGTTCGAGAACGTCTCCGTCAAATTCGGCGACGGCAACCGCTACGGCCTGATCGGGGCCAACGGCTGCGGTAAATCGACCCTGATGAAAATCCTGGGCGGCGATTTGGAACCCACCGCCGGCAATGTCTCGCTCGATGCGCACGAGCGCCTGGGCAAACTGCGCCAGGATCAATTCGGTTTCGAGGAATACACCGTCATCGATACCGTACTGATGGGCCATGCCGAACTCTGGCGGGTCAAGGCCGAGCGCGAACGGCTGTACTCGCTGCCCGAGATGAGCGAAGACGAGGGCATGCGGGTCGCCGACCTGGAAATCCTGTTCGCCGAACTCGACGGCTACACCGCCGAATCCCGCGCCGGGGAATTGCTCCTGGGCGTCGGCATCCCGCTGGAACAGCACTACGGCTTGATGGGCGCGGTCGCTCCCGGCTGGAAATTGCGGGTGTTGCTGGCCCAAGCCTTGTTTTCCGATCCCGATATCCTGTTGCTGGACGAACCTACCAACAACCTCGACATCAACACCATCCGCTGGCTGGAAAACGTGCTGAACGACCGCAATAGCACCATGGTCATCATTTCCCACGACCGCCATTTCCTCAACAGCGTCTGCACCCATATCGCCGACCTGGATTACGGCGAACTGCGGGTCTATCCCGGCAACTACGACGATTACATGATCGCCTCGACCCAGGCGCGGGAACGGCTCCTGGCCGACAACGCCAAGAAGAAGGCCCAGATCGCCGAATTGCAGACCTTCGTCAGCCGGTTTTCGGCCAATGCCTCCAAAGCCAAGCAAGCCACTTCCCGCGCCCGCCAGATCGACAAGATCAAGCTGGACGAAGTGAAACCGTCCAGCCGGGTCAATCCCTTCATCCGCTTCAACCAGAAGAAGAAGCTGTATCGCTTGGCGCTGGAAGTGAAGGATTTGGCCCAGGGCTATGGCGCGGAACCTTTGTTCCAGGGCTTGGATTTGATGGTGGAAGTGGGCGAGCGGGTGGCGGTGATCGGTCCCAACGGCATCGGCAAAACCACCTTGCTGCGGAGCCTGGTCGGCGAACTGCCGCCGGACCGGGGTACGGTGAAATGGTCGGAAAATGTGAACCTGGCCTATTTCGCCCAGGACCACGCGGCGGATTTTTCCACCGACATGAGCCTGTTCGACTGGATGGACCAATGGAAACAGGAAGGCGACGACGAACAATCGGTGCGGGCGACCTTGGGCCGCTTGCTGTTCTCGCAGGATGAAATCAAGAAGCCGGTGCGGGTGCTATCGGGCGGCGAGCAAGGCCGGATGCTGTTCGGCAAACTGATGCTGCAACAGGCCAATGTCATGGTGATGGACGAACCCACCAACCATCTCGACATGGAATCCATCGAATCGCTGAACACCGCCTTGGAACAATATCCCGGCACTTTGATCTTCGTCAGCCACGACCGCGAATTCGTGTCCTCGCTGGCGACCCGCATCATCGAATTGACCCCGCAAGGCGTCGTCAACTACAGCGGGAATTATGAGGATTATTTGACCAGCCAGGGTGTGCAATAGCCGGGAAGGGCTAGAATGGCCCGGACTTAGCCCGGATTCCATCCGGGGTTGCGCGGAAATAGCGGCTTGAAGCCGTTGCGATACCATGTAGACCCTCATCCGCCTGTTTTAGACCCACTATGCAAGCCAAACCTGCCTGTTTCCTCCTGAATCCCGGAGTGAACCCATGAGCGCCGGTATCAATCTCGTCACCGGAGCCACCGGCCATCTCGGGGCCAATCTGGTCCGCCGCCTGCTCGAAGAGGGCGAAAGCGTCCGGGTGATGCTGCGGGCCGGGCGCGACAACGGCGCCCTGGATGGGCTGGATGTGGAGCGCGTCCAAGCCGATTTGCGCGATGCTTCCGCCGTCTCGCAGGCCGTGCGGGGCTGTACCCGCGTCTACCATTGCGCCGCCCTGGTCTCGACCATCGAGGGCGACGCCGCCCATAAGCGCGAGATTTACGACACCAATGTCGGCGGCACCCGCCATATCCTGGCGGCGGCGCGGGAGCATGGCGTCGAAAAAGTGGTGGTGTCGGGTTCTTTAAGCGCCACCGGCTACGAACCCGACCGCGCCAGCCACGAGGACATGCCGTTCTATCCGTTCGAGCGCCATCTGCCCTACGGTTTCACCAAGCATCTGACCGAACACGAATGCCTCAAGGCCCATGCCGATGGGCTGAACGTGGTGGTCGCCACTTCCTGCGCCATCATCGGCCCGCACGATTATGTGCCCTCGCGCATGGGCCGGGTGTTGGTCGATTTCGCCCATGGCAAGCTCAGGGCGTATATCCCCGGTGGGTTCGAGTTCGTCTCGGCCTGGGATGTCGCCGAAGGCCATCTCCTCGCCATGCGCCAGGGCCGTTCCGGGCAGAAATACATCTTCAGCACCGCCTATGCCTCGGTGGATGATTTGCTCGGCCTGTTCCGCGAGGTCACGGGCCGTCCCCTGCCCAGGTTAAAGCTGCCGCCACAGGTGATGGCCGCTGTGGCCGAGGTGGCGGATAAAACCTGGTTCCGCCTCTTTCCCAACCAGCCCCGCCGCTTCACCCCGGCGGCGGTGCGTCTCCTGACCCTGCGCCGCCAGGCCGGCCACGACAAGGCCCGGCGCGAACTGGGCTACCAGCCCACCGGATTACGCCCGGCGGTCGAGTCCGCCTATCAAGATTTCGTGCGCCGCGGCGTGATTGTCCCGGCCCAGTAACCCCGAAAACCCCCAAGCCCCGGAGCCTGACATGAGTTCTGCCCAGACCCAAAGCCCACCGCCCATTTTCACCGACGCCAAAACCACCCGCCAAAAAGCCCGCTCCGCCGGTTTGGACCCCGACCGCTGGTACGTGGTGGAATACGACAAGGCGGTCAAGAAGGGCCAAGTCAAGGAAGTGGTGTTCTGGAACAATTCCATCGCCCTCTACCGCGACGAGGAAGGCCAACTCAACGCCGTGCAGAACCGCTGCCCGCACCGCCATCTCAAGCTCACCCATGGCGTGGTGGACAAATGCCATCTGCGCTGCGTCTATCATGGCTGGGCCTTCGACCGCGAGGGCAAGCTGGTGGATTATTCCCACGATAGTTTCGGCAAGCCCTTAATCAAAACCCAATTGCGGACCTATCCGGTGCGGGTGCGCTATGGCCTGATTTGGCTATTCCCCGGCGATCCGGCCTTGGCCGAGGTGCATAAAATTCCCGAGATTCCCGAATTGAGCGGCGATAATCCTTGGGCGTCGTTCGCGGCGGATTTCACCTGGAAAACCCATCATTCCATGGTGATCGATAATATCTGCGATTTCGCCCATGCCTTCTTGCACCGCAAATACCGTCCGTTCATCGATGCCAAACTGACCCATCACGAGGCCGACGATGACCGGGTCTATTTGACCTACGATGCCTATATGGCGGGCGGCAGGGTTTCCGGTATCTTCGTGGACCGCAACCGGGTTAATACCCAGTCCATCGAGTTGTGTTATCAATATCCCTATCAATGGACCAATACCGGCGATAGCATCAAGAACTGGTCGTTCATGCTACCGATCAACGACCGCACCACGCGGGCGTTTTTCCTGTTCTATTTCGACGCGGTGACGATTCCATTCCTCTCGGTGAAAACCCCGAAATGGTTGACCCAGACGGTGTTGAATATCGCCAAGCCCCTGGTATTCAAACCCATCCTGCTGGAAGACGGCGTGGCTCTGGAAGCCGAGCAACTGGGTTATGAGGAACATTGGGATGCCCCGCCCATCGAGTTGAATCCGGTGGTGCCGCTGTTCCAGAAACTGACCGCCCGCAAGTGGGAGGAATATCTGGCCCGCAAAACCGATGGTCAAAACCCGGCCCAACCGACCGAAGACGGAGCGCAAGCCGCCGCCTAAAACCCGTGGCTTCCTAAGCGCCGCTTGCCGTAAATCGATTTCTAAAACCATACCGCTGATTCCCAGGTTTCTGGGGTCGGCGGTATCTTTTTATGCGAGTCAAATAACAATGATAAAACCCGGCGATTTGTTCGAGCATATCCTGACCCGTTATCGTGGTCTGTTCGCCACGCTATTCCTCTTGCCGATTTCGGTGGTTTACGGGGCTTATTCTACCCTCCGCGCCCAAATCGCCTTCCGCCGCAACAGCGCCCCGGCCCGGCACGATGCCCGTGTCCAGGCCGTCA includes:
- a CDS encoding Rieske 2Fe-2S domain-containing protein; this translates as MSSAQTQSPPPIFTDAKTTRQKARSAGLDPDRWYVVEYDKAVKKGQVKEVVFWNNSIALYRDEEGQLNAVQNRCPHRHLKLTHGVVDKCHLRCVYHGWAFDREGKLVDYSHDSFGKPLIKTQLRTYPVRVRYGLIWLFPGDPALAEVHKIPEIPELSGDNPWASFAADFTWKTHHSMVIDNICDFAHAFLHRKYRPFIDAKLTHHEADDDRVYLTYDAYMAGGRVSGIFVDRNRVNTQSIELCYQYPYQWTNTGDSIKNWSFMLPINDRTTRAFFLFYFDAVTIPFLSVKTPKWLTQTVLNIAKPLVFKPILLEDGVALEAEQLGYEEHWDAPPIELNPVVPLFQKLTARKWEEYLARKTDGQNPAQPTEDGAQAAA
- a CDS encoding ABC-F family ATPase, with protein sequence MLTTANLTIQFGAKPLFENVSVKFGDGNRYGLIGANGCGKSTLMKILGGDLEPTAGNVSLDAHERLGKLRQDQFGFEEYTVIDTVLMGHAELWRVKAERERLYSLPEMSEDEGMRVADLEILFAELDGYTAESRAGELLLGVGIPLEQHYGLMGAVAPGWKLRVLLAQALFSDPDILLLDEPTNNLDINTIRWLENVLNDRNSTMVIISHDRHFLNSVCTHIADLDYGELRVYPGNYDDYMIASTQARERLLADNAKKKAQIAELQTFVSRFSANASKAKQATSRARQIDKIKLDEVKPSSRVNPFIRFNQKKKLYRLALEVKDLAQGYGAEPLFQGLDLMVEVGERVAVIGPNGIGKTTLLRSLVGELPPDRGTVKWSENVNLAYFAQDHAADFSTDMSLFDWMDQWKQEGDDEQSVRATLGRLLFSQDEIKKPVRVLSGGEQGRMLFGKLMLQQANVMVMDEPTNHLDMESIESLNTALEQYPGTLIFVSHDREFVSSLATRIIELTPQGVVNYSGNYEDYLTSQGVQ
- a CDS encoding NAD-dependent epimerase/dehydratase family protein, which produces MSAGINLVTGATGHLGANLVRRLLEEGESVRVMLRAGRDNGALDGLDVERVQADLRDASAVSQAVRGCTRVYHCAALVSTIEGDAAHKREIYDTNVGGTRHILAAAREHGVEKVVVSGSLSATGYEPDRASHEDMPFYPFERHLPYGFTKHLTEHECLKAHADGLNVVVATSCAIIGPHDYVPSRMGRVLVDFAHGKLRAYIPGGFEFVSAWDVAEGHLLAMRQGRSGQKYIFSTAYASVDDLLGLFREVTGRPLPRLKLPPQVMAAVAEVADKTWFRLFPNQPRRFTPAAVRLLTLRRQAGHDKARRELGYQPTGLRPAVESAYQDFVRRGVIVPAQ